In the Festucalex cinctus isolate MCC-2025b chromosome 10, RoL_Fcin_1.0, whole genome shotgun sequence genome, one interval contains:
- the cdkn2c gene encoding cyclin-dependent kinase 4 inhibitor C translates to MADILPLADSLCSASVNGNLTEVLSLLQKGAAVNGRNKFQRTALQVVKLGSTAVVEALLKVGADPDLRDPKLGLTLIHDAAREGFADTVKTLLDHGADANLADVHGNLPLHLAAKWGRVEVIKVLLGATADPVKVNSDGDTAEQLALRYKWNETAACIHSYLNSA, encoded by the exons ATGGCTGacattttgcctcttgctgaTAGTCTGTGCAGTGCCTCTGTCAATGGAAATTTAACAGAGGTTTTATCGTTGCTGCAAAAGGGAGCTGCTGTCAATGGAAGGAATAAGTTCCAAAGGACTGCATTACAG GTTGTCAAATTGGGCAGCACCGCGGTCGTCGAGGCCCTCCTGAAGGTCGGAGCTGACCCCGACCTCCGCGATCCGAAGCTGGGCCTCACGCTCATCCATGACGCCGCGCGCGAAGGCTTCGCGGACACCGTGAAGACGCTGCTGGATCACGGGGCAGACGCGAACCTCGCGGACGTGCATGGGAACCTTCCGCTGCATTTGGCCGCCAAGTGGGGCCGCGTAGAGGTGATCAAGGTCCTACTGGGAGCCACCGCGGATCCCGTGAAGGTGAACAGTGACGGGGACACTGCGGAGCAGTTGGCGCTTCGCTACAAGTGGAATGAAACGGCCGCTTGCATCCACAGCTACCTGAACTCAG